The following are from one region of the Entelurus aequoreus isolate RoL-2023_Sb linkage group LG17, RoL_Eaeq_v1.1, whole genome shotgun sequence genome:
- the LOC133632101 gene encoding uncharacterized protein LOC133632101, with amino-acid sequence MDDYCYAKMAATSAKSKREHERESPAGKKMKTADKDERVEVSNNVILQTIVSREKSVDEKLADYVEECKQRTAMIVSLKKAVEFTSEEMKECKSQMKKVEEQNKRLCKENNDVKEEMLGKSKRCEEKTGPHVYINVQRIGDVQQLNGPSEELPPRSQGGSATLTQEDPQPPRIKEEEEDLWITEEEECLLKQEEADLTNLPLTVVSVKTEDDEEKTPTFPRLCPADVRQLKELPPRQQGEGSTLKQEDPQPPHIKEEEEELWIPQEVDCLPGLEKPDLTVVTVEIEGDEEKPQADHLSAPPSDSESEDEDEGAWSSDTDWVCYIKPHTDNKQLKRPKEKTDRKCSVCGRDFTRKSNLTLHMRTHTGEKPFQCSACNKRFSQKGNLTAHMKTHTGEKPFKCSVCGHRFAQKVTMVDHMKTHTKVKSFSCSVCSKIFIYKGYFMRHMKIRINPLQLRGKFFLMTTQLLVVSRTQPTKGPRWFLFINLSLHRDGQWRLAEAWHKPLDYFSLNQTTPPNFTYMEKAGPEGRGGGVATVNRKDIKTTSISIPDVPSFEHTAFKLSGLTPLVTAVIYHPPPPKPNPSFLSDFSDFLTQLCAISPSVLPLGDFNFHDTNNKPASEFLDLIHCLNFTQHVNFPTHTRGHTLDLVCSSGLTINHLSSLNINISDHLAIIMDINIPIPPPKDSRKISFRNIKSISPSAFSASLTTMISASAPPLPDNPSDLVNFYNHTLSSCLDQLSPIKTKIVTFTHSVPCSGLVPDTLKLATVTPILKKPGVNPDTMSNFWPISNLPFLSPRADAANAWKSGHNLVHLQPKYTPLVQRQPVNTCSVRRWSPEMEDALRDCYNTTDWDTVRCYPNNKFWVTQEVKAVLNKKKAAFRSGDREAMRAAQREVKRRVREAKDSYRKKLKQNNMREVWEARVLSTPHSPSQPPPLFLPSTHLPTTTSTQTLVISVDQVRDQLRKLQPRKAAGPDKVCPRLLKTYIQKLIGHPEELHNHLQLGSSALKQTPQPPRIKEEEEELWITQEEECLLRPEETDLAELPLTGVSVKTEDDEDKTPESFRRLGREDVQQVIGHPEELPPQPQGGSSPLKQEDPHPPHIKKEEEALWISQGVDCLLGLAEADLTKLPLTVVTVKTEDDDDDDEEKSQADNLLSSDTDCEGDMRTHTDNKHSECSKEKTRKEGLTCLVCAKSFSHKGNLNQHMKTHTMQTVCCSVCGKSFTQNKYLSKHMQTHTGEKLFDCSVCAKSFSLKRYLTEHMKTHAQDKAFCCTVCGKSFYSKLGLTRHAMKHTGEKTFICSVCGKGFYTKSNLVRHERSHTGEKPFSCSVCGKNFSVKSHLSGHMRTHTGEKPFGCSICSESFFYRHRLTEHVMKHTGEKPFSCTVCGKKFIQKVDIRRHMRTHTGERPFCCAVCDKRFAQKVTMKTHMKTHTGGKN; translated from the exons acgtccagcagttAAATGGTCCTTCAGAAGAACTTCCTCCTCGGTCGCAGGGGGGGAGCGCCACTCTGAcacaggaggatccacagcccccccgcattaaagaggaagaggaggaccttTGGATCACTGAGGAGGAAGAGTGTCTTCTAaagcaggaggaggctgatctcaccaactTGCCACTGAcggttgtctctgtgaagactgaagatgacgaGGAAAAAACACCTACTTTTCCTAGGTTGTGTCCTGCGGACGTCCGGCAGCTCAAAGAACTTCCTCCTCGGCAGCAGGGGGagggctccactttgaagcaggaggatccacagcccccccacattaaagaggaagaggaggaactctggatcCCTCAGGAGGTAGATTGTCTTCCAGGACTGGAAAAGCCTGATCTCACTGTTGTCACTGTGGAGATTGAaggtgatgaagagaaaccacaagcagACCACCTCTCAGCTCCACCATCAGATAGTGAGTCTGAAGACGAGGATGAAGGAGCTtggagcagcgatacagactgggTGTGTTACATAAAgcctcacactgacaacaaacagctTAAACGCCCAAAAGAGAAGACGGATAGaaaatgttcagtttgtggtcGGGACTTTACTCGAAAGAGCAATCTGACtctacacatgagaacgcacacgggagaaaaacctttccaATGTTCGGCTTGCAACAAAAGATTTTCCCAAAAGGGCAACTTGACGgcgcacatgaaaacacacacaggagaaaaaccgttcaaatgttcagtttgtggtcACAGGTTTGCTCAGAAGGTCACCATGGTggatcacatgaaaacacacaccaaGGTCAAATCTTTTTCTTGTTCAGTTTGTagtaaaatatttatttacaagggATACTTCATGAGACACATGAAA ATTAGAATCAACCCACTGCAGCTGAGAGGGAAGTTCTTCTTGATGACTACTCAGCTGCTGGTTGTCTCCAGGACACAACCAACGAAAGGTCCcaggtggtttctcttcatcaacctcagtcttcacagagacggTCAGTGGCGACTTG CTGAAGCCTGGCACAAACCCCTGGACTACTTCTCATTAAACCAAACCACTCCCCCCAATTTCACATACATGGAGAAGGCTGGCCCTGAGGGGCGGGGAGGAGGAGTTGCTACAGTTAATAGAAAGGACATTAAAACAACCTCCATCTCCATTCCTGATGTTCCCTCATTTGAACACACTGCCTTCAAACTCTCTGGTCTCACTCCTCTAGTCACCGCCGTCATTtatcaccccccaccccccaagccAAACCCCTCCTTTCTTTCCGATTTTTCAGATTTTCTGACCCAGCTTTGTGCCATCTCCCCATCTGTTCTCCCCCTGGGTGATTTCAATTTTCACGACACAAATAATAAACCTGCTTCTGAATTCCTGGATCTAATACACTGTCTCAACTTCACACAACATGTCAACTTCCCCACTCACACCCGTGGTCACACCCTAGATCTCGTCTGCTCCTCGGGCCTCACAATAAATCACCTCTCCAGTCTTAATATAAACATCTCAGACCACCTGGCTATAATTATGGACATCAACATCCCCATCCCCCCTCCCAAAGACTCACGCAAAATATCCTTCCGTAATATCAAATCCATCTCCCCCTCTGCTTTCTCAGCCTCCCTCACCACCATGATATCTGCCTCCGCACCCCCGTTACCTGACAACCCCTCTGACCTGGTGAACTTCTACAATCACACACTCTCCTCCTGTCTTGACCAGTTATCTCCCATCAAAACCAAAATAGTCACTTTCACACACTCAGTACCCTG CTCTGGCTTAGTCCCCGACACCCTGAAACTGGCCACTGTCACCCCCATCCTAAAAAAACCTGGAGTCAACCCTGACACCATGAGCAACTTCTGGCCCATCTCCAACCTTCCCTTCCTGTCCCCGAGGGCAGATGCAGCCAATGCAT GGAAGTCTGGCCACAATCTTGTTCATTTGCAGCCAAAATACACCCCCCTGGTCCAAAGACAGCCTGTTAACACTTGCTCTGTGAGGAGATGGTCCCCTGAAATGGAAGATGCCCTCAGGGACTGCTAcaacaccacagactgggac ACTGTTCGGTGCTACCCTAATAACAAATTCTGGGTAACACAAGAGGTTAAAGCTGTCCTCAACAAGAAGAAAgctgccttcaggagtggagacagggaGGCAATGAGAGCAGCACAGCGGGAGGTGAAACGACGCGTGAGGGAGGCtaaggacagctacaggaagaagCTGAAGCAGAACAATATGAGGGAGGTCTGGGAAG CCCGTGTCCTCTCCACCCCCCACTCCCCATCGCAGCCACCCCCTCTTTTTCTCCCCTCAACGCACCTCCCCACCACCACCTCTACACAGACATTAGTCATCTCTGTGGACCAGGTCAGAGATCAACTGAGGAAGCTACAGCCTAGGAAAGCAGCAGGCCCAGACAAGGTGTGCCCCCGACtcctgaagacct acatcCAGAAGCTGATTGGTCATCCGGAAGAACTTCACAATCATCTGCAGCTGGGGAGCTCCGCTTTGAAGCAGACTCCACAGCCCCCccgcattaaagaggaagaggaggaactctggatcactcaggaggaagaGTGTCTTCTAAGGCCGGAGGAAACAGATCTCGCCGAGTTGCCACTGACTGGTGTCTCTGTGAAGACCGAAGACGATGAAGACAAAACACCTGAATCTTTTCGTCGGTTGGGTCGTGAAGACGTCCAGCAGGTGATTGGTCATCCAGAAGAACTTCCTCCCCAGCCTCAGGGGGGGAGCTCCCCTTTGAAGCAGGAGGATCCACATCCCccccacattaaaaaggaagaggaggcacTTTGGATCAGTCAGGGGGTAGATTGTCTTCTCGGGCTGGCGgaagctgatctcaccaagttgccgCTGACTGTTGTCACTGTGAAGAccgaagatgatgatgatgatgatgaagaaaaATCCCAAGCAGACAACCTCTTGAGTAGCGATAcggactgtgaaggtgatatgaggactcacactgacaacaaacactcagaATGTTCTAAAGAGAAGACCCGTAAAGAAGGTTTGACCTGCTTAGTTTGTGCTAAAAGCTTTTCTCATAAGGGGAACTTGAatcaacacatgaaaacacacacaatgCAAACAGTATGCTGTTCAGTTTGTGGGAAAAGCTTCACTCAAAATAAGTATTTATCcaaacacatgcaaacacacacaggagagaaactttttgattgttcagtttgtgctaaaagtttTTCTCTAAAGAggtatttgactgaacacatgaaaacacacgcaCAGGATAAAGCTTTTTGTTGCacggtttgtggtaaaagcttttatTCCAAACTAGGTTTGACTCGACACGCAATGAAacacacgggagaaaaaacatttatttgttcagtttgtggtaagggTTTCTATACAAAATCCAATCTCGTAAGACATGAGCGAtcgcacaccggagaaaaaccgttCAGTTGTTCAGTGTGCGGCAAAAACTTTTCTGTTAAGAGCCATCTCAGTGGTCACATGAGAACTCACACAGGAGAGAAACCTTTTGGTTGTTCTATTTGTAGCGAAAGCTTtttttacagacaccgtttgactGAACATGTCATGaaacacacgggagaaaaaccctttAGCTGCACAGTTTGTGGGAAAAAATTCATCCAGAAGGTAGATATAAgaagacacatgagaacgcacacaggagaaagacCTTTTTGCTGCGCAGTTTGTGATAAAAGATTTGCTCAGAAGGTAACTATGAAAACACACATGAAAACGCACACGGGGGGGAAAAACTAG
- the LOC133632365 gene encoding zinc finger protein 436-like: MDDYCYAKMATSRKREHERESAPPTSSKSPTEKKIKTEDEDIQQLISYPEVLPTESWVGRWTLMQEDAQPPHIKKEEEELSIPQEGECLLRPEEADPTKSPVTVVSVKTEDDEEKPPETFRWLCPADNQQLSSHQEELPSQLQWVDSNLKQEDPQSPQIKEEEGELWITQEGECLLGTQEADLNKLPLTVVTVKTEDDEEKPLIGHPEEPPPQLQIEGSTLKQERPWSPHFKEKKKEFCIKQVAGLTKSPLTVSVKTEVDEEKPPGTFRWLCPGDNQQLSSHQEELPSQLQWVDSNLKQEDPPSPQIKEEEEQFWITQEGECLLGTREADLNKLPLTVVSVKIEDDEEKPQPDKFLAPLSDSESEDDVEESLSSDTDFEGDMRTHADNKHSKCSKVKPTGEKPFNCSVCAKNFTQKSSLTEHMRTHTGEKPFNCSACAKNFTHRSSLAQHMRTHTGEKTFNCSACAKNFTHQSSLIQHMRTHTGEKPFNCSACAKNFTHRSSLNQHMRRHTGEKPFNCSACDKNFTLKIGLIEHMRTHTGEKPFNCSVCGKGFFRKSHLTEHVTTHSGEKSFNCSVCAKNFTQKSSLTQHMRTHTGEKPFSCPACAKTFTHRSSLTQHMRTHTGEQPFNCSACDKNFTHRSSWAGHMRTHTGEKKFKCSVCLKNFALKSSLTEHMRTHTGEKPFSCSLCDKSFSQKSNMAQHMKTHTGEKTFNCLVCGKTFSRKGNLTTHMTTHKRKDI; this comes from the exons atggacgactactgctatgctaagatggcgacgtcacgtaaaagagaacatgaaagagaatcagcgccaccaacttccagcaaatcaccaacggagaaaaAGATAAAAaccgaagatgaag ACATCCAGCAGCTGATTAGTTATCCAGAGGTACTTCCCACTGAGTCCTGGGTGGGGCGCTGGACTCTGATGCAGGAGGATGCACAGCCCCCCCACatcaaaaaggaagaggaggaactttcgatccctcaggagggagagtgtcttctaagGCCGGAGGAAGCTGATCCCACCAAGTCGCCagtgactgttgtctctgtgaagactgaagatgatgaagagaaaccacctgAGACCTTTCGTTGGTTGTGTCCTGCAGACAACCAGCAGCTGAGTAGTCATCAAGAAGAACTTCCCTCTCAGCTGCAGTGGGTTGATTCTAATCTGAAGCAAGAGGATCCACAGTCACCCcaaattaaagaggaagagggggaactctggatcactcaagagggagagtgtcttctagggacGCAGGAAGCTGATCTCAACAAGTTGCCACTGACGGTTGTcactgtgaagactgaagatgatgaagagaaaccactaATTGGTCATCCAGAAGAACCTCCACCTCAGCTGCAGATTGagggctccactttgaagcaagaGCGTCCCTGGTCCCCCCACTttaaagagaaaaagaaggaattcTGCATAAAGCAAGTAGCTGGTCTCACCAAGTCGCCACTGAccgtctctgtgaagactgaggttgatgaagagaaaccacctgGGACCTTTCGTTGGTTGTGTCCTGGAGACAACCAGCAGCTGAGTAGTCATCAAGAAGAACTTCCCTCTCAGCTGCAGTGGGTTGATTCTAATCTGAAGCAAGAAGATCCACCGTCACCCCAAATTAAAGAGGAAGAAGAGCAattctggatcactcaggagggagagtgtcttctagggacGCGGGAAGCTGATCTCAacaagttgccactgactgttgtctctgtgaagattgaagatgatgaagagaaaccacaaccagacaaattcttagctccactatcagatagtgagtcTGAAGACGACGTTGAAGAatctttgagcagcgatacagactttgaaggtgatatgaggactcacgctGACAACAAACATTCTAAATGCTCTAAAGTGAAACCCACAGGAGAAaagccatttaattgttcagtttgtgctaAAAACTTCACTCAAAAAAgcagtttgactgaacacatgagaacacacacaggagaaaaaccatttaattgttcagcttGTGCTAAAAACTTCACTCACAGGAGCAGTTtggctcaacacatgagaacacacacaggagaaaaaacatttaattgttcggCTTGTGCGAAAAACTTTACTCACCAGTCCAGTCTGATTCAACACATGAggacacacacgggagaaaaaccatttaattgttcagcttGTGCTAAAAACTTCACTCACAGGAGCAGTTTGAATCAACACATGAGacgacacacaggagaaaaaccatttaattgttcagcttGTGATAAAAACTTTACTCTCAAGATCGGTCTgattgaacacatgagaacacacacaggagaaaagccatttaattgttcagtttgtggtaaaggcTTTTTTCGAAAGAGCCATTTGACTGAACACGTGACAACACACTCAGGAGAAAaatcatttaattgttcagtttgtgctaAAAACTTTACTCAAAAAagcagtttgactcaacacatgagaacacacacaggagaaaaaccatttagttgtccAGCGTGTGCTAAAACCTTCACTCACAGGagcagtttgactcaacacatgagaacacacacaggagaacaaccatttaattgttcagcttGTGATAAAAACTTTACCCACAGGAGCAGTTGggctggacacatgagaacacatacaggagaaaaaaaatttaaatgttcagtttgtcttaaaaACTTTGCTCTCAAGAgcagtttgactgaacacatgagaacacacacaggagaaaaaccatttagttgttcacttTGCGACAAAAGCTTTAGTCAAAAGAGTAATATGGctcaacacatgaaaacacacacaggagaaaaaacgtttaattgtttagtttgtggtaaaaCCTTTTCTCGAAAGGGTAATTTGACCAcccacatgacaacacacaagaGAAAAGACATTTAA